A genomic window from Candidatus Krumholzibacteriia bacterium includes:
- a CDS encoding glycosyltransferase encodes MSQQTPRVSIGLPVYNGEAFLAEALDSLLAQTFTDFELIVSDNASTDATAEICRERAARDARVRYLRNETNVGAMRNFNSVFELARGAYFKWAAHDDVHEPTYLERCVDVLDRSPDVALVYPAARNIDANGETLGTVLQGLRSDRPSPVVRFRDLIRRDHSCVAVLGVGRSEIFRKTRMLAGYADCDRVLLAEIGLAGRIVELPEPLFVHRQHQNRSVWQYRTRQKRSAWFDPSRAGRPAWPYTRQYRGYLTAINRAPISPAQRLACHALMFEWLIHNADGLWEDLSFAMTHRLRPIKRKLMPASARESGAGGRRDT; translated from the coding sequence TTGAGTCAGCAGACACCACGCGTCAGCATCGGATTGCCCGTCTACAACGGGGAGGCGTTTCTCGCGGAAGCGCTCGACTCGCTGCTCGCCCAGACCTTCACCGATTTTGAATTGATCGTGTCGGACAACGCGTCCACCGATGCCACCGCTGAAATCTGTCGTGAGCGGGCCGCGCGTGACGCGCGCGTGCGCTACCTGCGCAACGAAACCAACGTGGGTGCGATGCGGAATTTCAACAGTGTGTTCGAGCTGGCGCGCGGTGCGTATTTCAAATGGGCGGCGCACGACGACGTGCACGAGCCCACCTATCTGGAGCGCTGCGTCGATGTCCTCGACCGCAGTCCGGACGTGGCACTGGTGTATCCGGCGGCCCGCAACATCGACGCGAACGGCGAAACGCTGGGGACGGTCCTGCAGGGGCTGCGCTCCGATCGCCCCAGCCCCGTGGTCCGCTTCCGCGATCTCATCCGGCGCGACCACTCGTGCGTCGCGGTCCTGGGTGTGGGGCGTTCGGAGATCTTCCGCAAGACGCGCATGCTCGCCGGTTACGCGGACTGTGACCGGGTGCTCCTCGCCGAGATCGGGCTCGCCGGCCGGATCGTCGAACTGCCCGAGCCGCTGTTCGTGCACCGCCAGCACCAGAACCGTTCGGTGTGGCAGTACCGGACGCGCCAGAAGCGCAGCGCCTGGTTCGACCCGTCGCGGGCCGGCCGGCCTGCGTGGCCGTACACGCGCCAGTACCGGGGGTACCTGACCGCCATCAATCGCGCGCCGATTTCTCCCGCGCAGCGGCTGGCATGCCACGCGCTGATGTTCGAGTGGCTGATTCACAACGCCGACGGACTGTGGGAGGACCTGAGCTTCGCCATGACCCATCGACTGCGCCCCATAAAGCGCAAGCTGATGCCCGCGTCCGCCAGGGAAAGCGGCGCCGGGGGGAGGCGCGACACGTGA